The Lactuca sativa cultivar Salinas chromosome 2, Lsat_Salinas_v11, whole genome shotgun sequence genome includes a window with the following:
- the LOC111880008 gene encoding tyrosine-protein phosphatase DSP3: MIMKQAEDRHLDDDGAANNGDDPAAGLSYHPPINFATVEDRIYRSGFPQPSDFPFLDTLQLRSVIYLCTESYPKENLEFLHSRNIRLFQFGIDGTKDANIPKSIITEALKVLIDVRNHPILIHCKRGKHRTGCLVGCLRKLQNWCLSSIFEEYKIYAGEKSRDADLKFLEAYDVSYLRQCLHSIIYQYHGYGSKKRRLLYKEDVQHKARISSV, from the exons ATGATCATGAAGCAAGCAGAAGATAGACATCTAGACGACGACGGCGCCGCCAATAACGGCGATGATCCTGCTGCTGGACTGTCCTACCATCCTCCGATCAATTTCGCCACCGTCGAAGATCGAATTTATAGATCTGGGTTTCCTCAGCCTAGTGATTTCCCGTTTCTTGATACATTGCAGCTTCGATCTGTCAT ATATTTGTGCACCGAATCATACCCTAAAGAGAATTTGGAATTTCTTCATTCCCGCAATATTCGCCTCTTTCAGTTTGGAATTGATGGCACCAAG GATGCGAACATTCCCAAGAGTATCATCACGGAAGCCCTCAAAGTTTTaattg ACGTGAGAAACCATCCCATTTTGATCCATTGCAAACGAGGAAAA CATCGAACGGGGTGTCTTGTTGGGTGCCTACGAAAGCTACAAAATTGGTGCTTATCTTCAATTTTTGAAGAATACAAGATTTATGCGGGTGAAAAATCGCGAGATGCGGATTTAAAATTTTTAGAAGCATATGATGTGTCATACCTAAGACAATGTCTTCATAGCATCATATATCAATATCATGGATACGGGTCTAAAAAGAGGCGTTTGCTTTACAAAGAAGATGTTCAACACAAGGCACGGATAAGTTCGGTTTAG